One genomic window of Misgurnus anguillicaudatus chromosome 12, ASM2758022v2, whole genome shotgun sequence includes the following:
- the LOC129446078 gene encoding fibrillin-2-like produces the protein MPSKGDLWCFVGLLGILLGKISGIDGKVSGHINGSERREKQEFLRGPNVCGSRLNTYCCPGWKRLPVGNLCVVPICQNGCGDGFCSRPNMCTCPNGQIASTCATKSLQSCSIRCLNGGLCKDDRCQCLKGYTGTFCGQPVCEKKCQNGGRCVEPNRCACVYGFTGPQCERDYRTAPCFIQVLNKKCAGQSSAFVCSKTLCCGTVGQAWGHSCELCPLLSLPCSRGFTPNTRTGVCQDVDDCKYIPDLCKGGRCINTAGSYQCRCTVGYHQDMTSLMCQDVDECSSVNPGVCDGGYCINTPGSYSCVCPAGYLLSTDRTRCLDPHAGICFTSVVHGRCVQELSGRFSRTQCCCDHGRCWSHEKCPLPGSDEYFRMCLVGSALTGYNEEDPDLSLHSLDNEQKTPPVHEIPHMPQILHHEQRPERPLFSMNDTVNRCRLFPNLCLNGRCVPVGSAYRCDCNIGYRENHRGECSDVDECASDPCTNGNCVNTLGSYHCTCHVGYIRAPDKHICIGETQATVYR, from the exons ATGCCATCTAAAGGGGATTTGTGGTGTTTTGTTGGTCTTCTGGGAATCTTGCTGGGTAAAATCTCAGGGATTGATGGAAAAGTGTCCGGTCATATAAATGGATCTGAGAGACGAGAAAAACAGGAGTTCTTGAGAGG TCCTAATGTTTGTGGATCTCGACTAAACACTTACTGTTGTCCAGGCTGGAAGAGGCTGCCGGTGGGGAATCTCTGTGTCGTGC CAATTTGCCAGAACGGCTGTGGTGATGGTTTCTGTTCCCGACCCAACATGTGTACCTGTCCCAACGGTCAGATCGCCTCAACATGTGCCACCAAATCAC TCCAGAGTTGCTCTATTAGGTGTCTGAACGGAGGATTGTGTAAAGATGACCGCTGTCAGTGTTTAAAGGGATATACAGGAACCTTCTGTGGACAAC CTGTCTGTGAGAAGAAGTGTCAAAATGGTGGACGCTGTGTTGAGCCAAACCgctgtgcatgtgtgtatggATTTACTGGACCACAATGTGAGAGAG ATTACCGAACAGCCCCATGCTTTATCCAAGTGCTCAACAAGAAGTGTGCAGGTCAGAGCAGTGCTTTTGTGTGCAGTAAGACCCTGTGCTGTGGCACCGTGGGCCAGGCATGGGGTCATTCATGTGAGCTGTGCCCACTTCTCAGCTTGCCCTGCAGCAGAGGATTCACCCCAAACACTCGGACAGGAGTGTGCCAAG ATGTTGATGACTGTAAGTATATACCTGATCTGTGTAAAGGAGGCAGATGTATAAACACAGCAGGTTCGTATCAGTGCAGATGTACAGTGGGATATCATCAGGATATGACTTCACTCATGTGTCAGG ATGTGGATGAATGTTCCAGTGTTAATCCTGGTGTATGTGATGGAGGATACTGCATTAATACACCAGGCAGTTACTCATGTGTGTGTCCCGCTGGATATCTTCTGTCTACAGACCGGACACGCTGCCTTG ATCCACACGCTGGCATCTGCTTCACGTCTGTGGTTCATGGACGTTGTGTTCAGGAGCTGAGTGGACGCTTCAGTCGAACCCAATGCTGCTGTGACCACGGCCGCTGCTGGAGTCATGAGAAATGTCCTCTACCAGGATCAG ATGAATACTTCAGAATGTGTCTGGTGGGCTCTGCTCTCACAGGATATAATGAAGAAGATCCTGATCTGAGTCTTCATTCATTGGACAATGAACAAAAAACACCTCCGGTTCATGAGATTCCTCATATGCCTCAAATTCTCCATCATGAACAGAGACCAGAGCGACCTCTCT TCAGTATGAATGATACAGTGAACAGATGCCGTCTTTTTCCTAACCTGTGTCTGAATGGACGCTGTGTACCTGTGGGTTCAGCCTACCGCTGTGACTGTAACATTGGATACAGAGAAAACCACAGGGGAGAATGTTCAG ATGTGGATGAGTGTGCATCTGATCCCTGTACTAATGGAAACTGTGTGAACACACTGGGCTCTTATCACTGCACCTGTCACGTCGGCTACATCAGAGCTCCAGACAAACACATCTGCATTGGTGAGACTCAAGCCACAGTTTACAGGTGA